In Choristoneura fumiferana chromosome 21, NRCan_CFum_1, whole genome shotgun sequence, a single genomic region encodes these proteins:
- the LOC141439569 gene encoding cuticle protein 7-like: MAAKFVAILSLAVAASAIPLVPVAKVAYEPEAPAHYEFQYSVEDHHTGDIKSQRESRSGDAVHGSYSLVQPDGVHRIVEYTSDKEHGFNAIVRYEGHPTEAPQKVAYAPVAKVAYAPVAKVAYAAPVAKVAYAAPVAKLAYAAPVAKVAYSTAPAHVTFSSPIISYHH; this comes from the exons ATGGCAGCTAAG ttcgtCGCTATCCTCTCTCTGGCTGTGGCCGCCTCCGCCATCCCGCTGGTGCCAGTCGCCAAAGTGGCTTACGAGCCCGAGGCGCCCGCCCACTACGAGTTCCAATACTCCGTGGAAGATCACCACACTGGCGACATCAAGTCGCAGCGAGAATCCCGCTCTGGAGACGCCGTGCACGGCTCCTACTCCCTGGTACAGCCCGATGGCGTCCACCGCATCGTAGAATACACCTCCGACAAGGAACACGGATTCAACGCGATCGTACGCTACGAGGGACACCCCACTGAAGCGCCTCAAAAGGTCGCCTACGCTCCCGTCGCCAAAGTTGCCTACGCTCCCGTCGCCAAGGTTGCGTACGCCGCCCCCGTTGCCAAGGTCGCATACGCCGCCCCGGTTGCCAAGCTCGCCTATGCCGCCCCCGTCGCCAAGGTAGCCTACTCTACCGCTCCCGCTCACGTCACCTTCTCCTCTCCAATCATCTCCTACCACCACTAG
- the LOC141439719 gene encoding uncharacterized protein → MAVKLAVFFCIVATAAAVEVEVAPAKVVYAEPEAPAQYEYEYSVQDQLTGDSKQAKENRNGDAVHGFYSFVQPDGVQRIVEYTSDKIHGFNAVVRYEGAPQKVAYSAPVAKVAYAPAPVAYAPAPVAKVAYAQAPVSYAPAPVAKVAYAPAPQVTYAAPVAKVAYAQAPVSYAAPVAKVAYAQAPVAYAPAPVAKVAYAPAPQVTYAAPVAKVAYAQAPVAYAQAPAQHVTYAQAPAHHVTYAQAPAHHVTYAQAPAAHHVTYAQAPAHHVTYSQAPAPVAYASAPVAKVAYPAHLGHVTFSSPAVSYQH, encoded by the exons ATGGCAGTCAAA CTCGCAGTCTTCTTCTGCATCGTGGCAACAGCCGCAGCCGTGGAAGTCGAGGTCGCTCCAGCTAAGGTGGTATACGCGGAGCCCGAGGCGCCCGCCCAGTACGAATATGAATACTCTGTACAAGACCAACTCACCGGGGACTCCAAACAAGCCAAAGAAAACCGCAACGGCGACGCCGTCCACGGATTCTACTCCTTCGTTCAACCTGATGGCGTCCAGCGCATTGTTGAATACACCTCTGATAAGATCCACGGTTTCAACGCCGTAGTTCGGTACGAGGGTGCTCCTCAGAAGGTGGCTTATTCCGCTCCTGTCGCTAAGGTCGCGTATGCACCAGCGCCTGTCGCCTACGCCCCAGCTCCCGTTGCCAAAGTCGCCTACGCCCAAGCTCCAGTAAGCTATGCCCCTGCCCCCGTCGCTAAGGTCGCGTACGCCCCCGCTCCTCAAGTGACCTATGCGGCTCCCGTTGCCAAAGTCGCCTACGCCCAAGCTCCAGTAAGCTACGCTGCTCCAGTTGCCAAAGTTGCGTACGCCCAAGCGCCAGTAGCTTACGCCCCTGCCCCCGTCGCTAAGGTCGCGTACGCCCCCGCTCCTCAAGTGACCTATGCGGCTCCCGTTGCCAAAGTCGCTTACGCTCAAGCTCCCGTGGCTTATGCGCAAGCTCCGGCCCAACACGTCACTTACGCTCAAGCTCCGGCCCATCACGTCACTTACGCTCAAGCTCCGGCCCATCACGTCACTTACGCTCAAGCTCCAGCTGCGCACCACGTGACTTACGCCCAAGCACCTGCTCATCACGTGACCTACTCCCAAGCCCCAGCACCAGTAGCCTACGCGTCAGCTCCCGTCGCCAAAGTGGCATATCCCGCCCACCTCGGCCACGTGACTTTCTCCTCACCCGCCGTGTCATATCAACACTAG
- the LOC141439994 gene encoding alpha-(1,3)-fucosyltransferase C-like — MVFRFSCLPQCSTKNMFYMLFSISLYVILHVWTLQHTLNYGDNRNSDISAIKLENYRLNPMTSLPHKRMKYILLWNNHYLFLNEKNESIFPSLNCSVKSCFFTNDKKMLGDYTKFNAVVFSEKILKSKDRPKERKPSQLFVFTTQESSYNYAACELYNDNFFNWTFTYRLDSDILWNYFVVRDASGEIVAPSADVEWDESSRPLKPKLKSILHRKRKAAAWIVSNCFADSLRDDYLMVLQYHLSHFSLKIDVYGHCSKVDCTNNDCNDMLTQNYHFFMAFENSLSEDYVTEKVLHGYLNYAVPVVYGGANYTRFLPRGSYINAREMHPYNLAFAIYEATQKPSVFESYFEWTNLYTIHALGNTYHPLCELCEALNDKITETPAIENFRVWWNTPNGMK; from the exons ATGGTTTTCCGGTTTTCTTGCTTGCCGCAATGctcaacaaaaaatatgttcTATATGCTTTTCTCAATTTCGCTATATGTCATCCTCCACGTATGGACGCTGCAGCACACCCTAAACTACGGAGATAATAGAAACTCGGATATTTCAGCGATAAAACTCGAAAATTATAGATTAAATCCGATGACCAGTCTACCGCACAAAAGAATGAAATACATCCTCCTATGGAACAACCACTATctctttttaaatgaaaaaaatgagaGCATCTTTCCTTCTTTAAATTGTTCAGTTAAGAGTTGTTTTTTCACCAATGACAAGAAAATGTTGGGTGACTACACGAAGTTTAATGCAGTAGTTTTTAGTGAGAAAATTCTTAAGTCCAAAGACAGGCCGAAAGAGCGAAAGCCGTCGCAGCTGTTCGTGTTTACCACACAAGAGTCATCGTACAACTACGCTGCTTGCGAGCTGTATAACGATAACTTCTTCAATTGGACTTTTACATATCGTCTTGATTCCGACATTTTGTGGAACTATTTTGTGGTTCGTGATGCCTCGGGAGAAATCGTCGCCCCGAGCGCTGACGTGGAATGGGACGAGAGCTCGCGCCCGTTGAAACcaaaactaaaatcaattttGCATAGAAAAAGAAAAGCCGCGGCGTGGATCGTGAGCAATTGTTTTGCCGATAGTTTGCGAGACGACTACCTGATGGTACTTCAGTATCATCTGTCCCATTTCTCTCTAAAAATTGACGTCTACGGCCACTGTTCCAAAGTGGATTGTACCAATAATGACTGCAATGATATGTTGACTCAAAATTACCACTTTTTCATGGCGTTTGAGAACTCGCTAAGTGAAGATTACGTGACGGAGAAGGTTTTGCACGGGTACCTAAACTATGCAGTCCCTGTTGTTTACGGTGGTGCGAATTACACTAG GTTCCTGCCCAGGGGTTCCTACATTAACGCCCGCGAAATGCACCCATACAATTTGGCTTTCGCAATCTACGAAGCCACACAAAAACCTTCGGTCTTCGAAAGTTACTTCGAGTGGACCAACCTCTACACGATACATGCTTTGGGCAACACGTACCATCCTCTCTGTGAGCTGTGCGAGGCACTTAACGACAAGATAACCGAAACACCCGCCATTGAGAATTTCAGGGTGTGGTGGAATACTCCCAACGGCATgaagtga